The Iamia majanohamensis genome window below encodes:
- a CDS encoding response regulator: protein MRIGVFLLDDHEVVRRGMGDLIEAEDDLTVVGEAGTAEAALARIPATRPQVAVLDVRLPDGNGIEVCRQVRSDHPEVACLVLTSFADDDALAAAIVAGAAGFVLKQVRGNDIIDAIRRVAQGETLIDPTLTSRVLDRMRRADEEAHERDRLTPQENRILDLIGEGKTNRQIGEELFLAEKTVKNYVSNLLAKLGMSRRTEAAAYAARLDERRRHRPALG from the coding sequence GTGCGCATCGGTGTCTTCCTCCTCGACGACCACGAGGTGGTCCGTCGGGGGATGGGCGACCTCATCGAGGCCGAGGACGACCTCACGGTGGTGGGCGAGGCCGGCACGGCCGAGGCCGCGCTGGCCCGCATCCCTGCGACCAGGCCGCAGGTCGCGGTGCTCGACGTCCGCCTGCCCGACGGGAACGGGATCGAGGTCTGCCGCCAGGTCCGCTCGGACCACCCCGAGGTGGCCTGCCTGGTGCTCACGTCCTTCGCCGACGACGACGCCCTGGCCGCCGCGATCGTCGCCGGCGCGGCCGGGTTCGTGCTCAAGCAGGTGCGGGGCAACGACATCATCGACGCCATCCGGCGGGTGGCGCAGGGCGAGACGCTGATCGACCCCACGCTGACCTCCCGGGTCCTCGACCGCATGCGCCGGGCCGACGAGGAGGCCCACGAGCGCGACCGGCTGACGCCCCAGGAGAACCGCATCCTCGACCTCATCGGCGAGGGCAAGACGAACCGCCAGATCGGCGAGGAGCTGTTCCTGGCCGAGAAGACGGTCAAGAACTACGTGTCCAACCTGCTGGCCAAGCTGGGCATGAGCCGCCGCACCGAGGCCGCGGCCTACGCCGCCCGCCTCGACGAGCGCCGGCGGCACCGACCCGCCCTCGGGTAG
- a CDS encoding quinone oxidoreductase family protein, with protein sequence MKAAVYHQTGAPEVLVYGDVPDPELTPDGVRVAVEAVSIEGGDTLNRLQGDMPAVPHIVGYQCAGTITEVGADVTDREVGQQVVATMMHGSHAEQVVVPASSTWPVPDGLDVVAAACVPVAFGTADDCLFEFGRLREGETVLVQAGGGGVGLAAIQLAHRAGATVLTTASSPEKLERLGAYGADHTIDYRTDDVAAEARRLTDGRGVDLVLDSVGSTLPASIASLAYRGRISYVGNAGRDVQPVDVAPLMGGSQTLQGVFLGAELITGRRAYDNIARLLGEVASGDLEVVVDRTYPLSEAAAAHARMEAREAFGRVVLVP encoded by the coding sequence GTGAAGGCCGCCGTGTACCACCAGACCGGAGCCCCCGAGGTGCTCGTCTACGGAGACGTGCCCGACCCGGAGCTCACGCCCGACGGGGTCCGCGTCGCGGTGGAGGCCGTCAGCATCGAGGGCGGCGACACCCTGAACCGCCTCCAGGGCGACATGCCGGCCGTGCCCCACATCGTCGGCTACCAGTGCGCCGGCACGATCACCGAGGTCGGGGCCGACGTCACCGACCGCGAGGTCGGCCAGCAGGTGGTGGCCACCATGATGCACGGCTCCCACGCCGAGCAGGTGGTGGTGCCCGCCTCGTCGACCTGGCCGGTGCCCGACGGCCTCGACGTCGTCGCCGCCGCCTGCGTGCCCGTCGCCTTCGGCACCGCCGACGACTGCCTCTTCGAGTTCGGCCGCCTGCGCGAGGGCGAGACGGTCCTCGTCCAGGCCGGCGGCGGGGGCGTGGGCCTGGCCGCCATCCAGCTGGCCCACCGGGCCGGGGCGACCGTGCTCACCACCGCCTCCAGCCCGGAGAAGCTGGAGCGCCTGGGCGCCTACGGGGCCGACCACACCATCGACTACCGCACCGACGACGTGGCCGCCGAGGCCCGCCGCCTCACCGACGGCCGGGGCGTCGACCTCGTCCTCGACTCCGTCGGCTCGACCCTGCCGGCCAGCATCGCCTCGCTCGCCTACCGGGGCCGGATCTCCTACGTGGGCAACGCCGGGCGCGACGTCCAGCCCGTCGACGTCGCCCCGCTCATGGGCGGGAGCCAGACCCTCCAGGGCGTGTTCCTGGGGGCCGAGCTGATCACCGGCCGACGGGCGTACGACAACATCGCCCGCCTCCTCGGCGAGGTCGCGTCCGGCGACCTGGAGGTCGTCGTCGACCGCACCTACCCTCTCTCCGAGGCGGCCGCCGCCCACGCCCGCATGGAGGCCCGGGAGGCCTTCGGCCGGGTCGTCCTCGTGCCCTGA
- a CDS encoding MmcQ/YjbR family DNA-binding protein — MATEEDVRRLALALPETTEKPSYGTPGFRVEDRLFLRLRTDAEGWLVVFVADQGEKEALLASAPDRFHTTPHYDGHASVLVDLDAVDVDELSELITDAWRARAPVRVRQRFEAERDGDV; from the coding sequence GTGGCCACCGAGGAGGACGTCCGCCGCCTGGCCCTGGCGCTGCCCGAGACGACGGAGAAGCCCTCCTACGGCACCCCTGGGTTCCGGGTGGAGGACCGGCTGTTCCTGCGGCTCCGCACCGACGCCGAGGGCTGGCTGGTGGTGTTCGTGGCCGACCAGGGCGAGAAGGAGGCGCTGCTGGCCTCCGCCCCCGACCGCTTCCACACCACGCCCCACTACGACGGCCACGCCTCGGTGCTCGTCGACCTCGATGCCGTCGACGTCGACGAGCTGTCCGAGCTCATCACCGACGCCTGGCGGGCGAGGGCCCCGGTACGGGTGCGCCAGCGCTTCGAGGCGGAGCGCGACGGCGACGTCTGA
- a CDS encoding universal stress protein: protein MAPTPLVVVGVDGSDAAAEALDVAAREARRRGARLEVVFAWGHQDPPFATWEVRLDPYEVQLWAQARVEDMVAQAPAAQDLPVMPWAVNDLPAPALLEAAARADLLVVGSRGEGGFLGLRLGSVAHKVLAHPPCPVMVVHEGSAASDDARGRIVVGVDGSDGARTALLWAVEEADRRSARLVVLHGWSPPAVAGGTFPAAYPPADVWERGARLLVDEAVERARAASPALDVEGRLVCAGGAGALLEAAADAALVVVGTRGRGRVAELLLGSVGQQVARHAECPVVVVPDGATTDG from the coding sequence ATGGCACCAACACCGCTGGTCGTGGTCGGGGTCGACGGCTCCGACGCCGCCGCCGAGGCCCTCGACGTGGCCGCCCGGGAGGCCCGCCGGCGCGGGGCCCGGCTCGAGGTGGTCTTCGCCTGGGGCCACCAGGACCCGCCCTTCGCCACGTGGGAGGTCCGTCTCGACCCCTACGAGGTGCAGCTGTGGGCCCAGGCCCGGGTCGAGGACATGGTGGCCCAGGCCCCGGCGGCCCAGGACCTCCCGGTGATGCCCTGGGCCGTGAACGACCTGCCCGCCCCCGCCCTGCTGGAGGCGGCGGCGCGCGCCGACCTCCTGGTGGTGGGGTCCCGGGGGGAGGGTGGCTTCCTGGGCCTGCGCCTGGGGTCGGTGGCCCACAAGGTCCTGGCCCACCCCCCCTGCCCGGTCATGGTCGTCCACGAGGGCTCGGCCGCGAGCGACGACGCCCGCGGGCGCATCGTCGTCGGCGTGGACGGCTCCGACGGGGCGCGCACGGCCCTGCTCTGGGCCGTCGAGGAGGCCGACCGCCGCAGTGCCCGCCTCGTCGTGCTCCACGGCTGGAGCCCGCCCGCGGTGGCGGGCGGCACCTTCCCCGCCGCCTACCCCCCGGCGGACGTGTGGGAGCGGGGTGCCCGCCTCCTCGTCGACGAGGCGGTGGAGCGGGCCCGCGCCGCATCCCCTGCCCTCGACGTGGAGGGTCGGCTGGTGTGCGCCGGCGGGGCCGGGGCCCTGCTCGAGGCCGCGGCCGACGCCGCCCTGGTCGTCGTCGGGACCCGCGGTCGGGGCCGGGTGGCCGAGCTGCTGCTGGGCTCGGTGGGCCAGCAGGTGGCCCGCCACGCCGAGTGCCCCGTGGTGGTGGTGCCCGACGGGGCGACCACCGACGGGTGA
- a CDS encoding pyridoxamine 5'-phosphate oxidase family protein encodes MDIDRNGLEVLSRPQCLALLAGASLGRVGVTVDALPVVLPVGFCLADDRILIRTSPGTKLAAALRGSVVAFEADDVDPLYHAGWSVLVTGIARTAGEGEVAPALDGARIPRWAPQGEDRVVAISTDVVTGRRLVAGRPPVIERTLHGARG; translated from the coding sequence ATGGACATCGACCGCAACGGCCTCGAGGTGCTGTCCCGCCCCCAGTGCCTCGCCCTGCTCGCCGGCGCGAGCCTCGGGCGGGTCGGGGTCACGGTGGACGCCCTGCCGGTGGTCCTGCCGGTCGGCTTCTGCCTGGCCGACGACCGCATCCTCATCCGCACCAGCCCGGGCACGAAGCTGGCGGCGGCGCTGCGGGGGTCGGTGGTGGCCTTCGAGGCCGACGACGTCGACCCGCTCTACCACGCCGGGTGGAGCGTCCTCGTCACCGGCATCGCCCGCACCGCGGGTGAGGGGGAGGTCGCCCCCGCCCTCGACGGGGCGCGCATCCCCCGGTGGGCCCCGCAGGGCGAGGACCGGGTCGTCGCCATCTCGACCGACGTGGTCACCGGGCGCCGGCTGGTGGCCGGGCGACCGCCGGTGATCGAGCGCACCCTGCACGGCGCCCGCGGCTGA
- a CDS encoding pyridoxamine 5'-phosphate oxidase family protein: MFPVEQQAPHRLDREECLRLLAVEDVGRLALTQGRAPAIFPVNYALDGEAVVFRTAEGTKLAHGDRAAAAFEIDGLDREERRGWSVVVTGRLEEITDPETLERVHGLGIRPWADGPRGHWMRLLPGIITGRRVGRAG, encoded by the coding sequence GTGTTCCCCGTCGAGCAGCAGGCACCCCACCGACTGGACCGGGAGGAGTGCCTCCGCCTGCTCGCCGTGGAGGACGTGGGCCGGCTGGCCCTGACCCAGGGCCGGGCCCCGGCCATCTTCCCCGTCAACTACGCGCTCGACGGCGAGGCCGTCGTCTTCCGCACCGCCGAGGGCACCAAGCTCGCCCACGGCGACCGGGCTGCGGCCGCCTTCGAGATCGACGGCCTCGACCGCGAGGAACGCCGCGGGTGGAGCGTCGTGGTCACCGGGCGGCTCGAGGAGATCACCGACCCCGAGACCCTGGAGCGGGTGCACGGCCTCGGCATCCGGCCCTGGGCCGACGGCCCCAGGGGCCACTGGATGCGCCTCCTGCCCGGGATCATCACCGGCCGCCGGGTCGGGCGGGCGGGGTGA
- a CDS encoding MGMT family protein has product MPDAPPPPRAAPWPEDHEPTPFQAAVVAVASALEPGELATYADLAEEAGHPGAQQAVGNVLRAAPDLPWWRVVPASGRLYCSHAPVQAPLLRAEGHHVDEHRRVHPGT; this is encoded by the coding sequence GTGCCGGACGCCCCGCCCCCGCCCCGAGCCGCCCCCTGGCCCGAGGACCACGAGCCCACCCCGTTCCAGGCCGCGGTGGTGGCGGTGGCCTCCGCCCTCGAGCCGGGCGAGCTGGCCACCTACGCCGACCTGGCCGAGGAGGCGGGCCACCCCGGCGCCCAGCAGGCCGTCGGCAACGTGCTGCGCGCCGCGCCGGACCTGCCCTGGTGGCGCGTCGTGCCCGCCTCCGGCCGGCTCTACTGCTCGCACGCCCCGGTCCAGGCGCCCCTCCTGCGGGCCGAGGGCCACCACGTCGACGAGCACCGCCGGGTCCACCCCGGCACCTGA
- the dinB gene encoding DNA polymerase IV: MFVTGRASILHADLDAFYASVEQRDDPALRGRPVLVGGGVVLACSYEAKALGVRSAMGGRTARRLCPDAVVVTPRWEAYTEASRAVFAIFDDTTPVVEGLSIDEAFLDVGGLGRVSGTPEVIATRLRARVADEVGLPISVGVARTKFLAKVASGVAKPDGMLVVPPDGELAFLHPLPVERLWGVGPKTAARLHDRGISTVAEVAALGEGVLTALLGRAAGHHLHALARGRDPRPVEVGRRRRSVGSQSALGRGPRTAADLDAVLVSLVDRVTRRLRKGHRVGRTVVLRLRFDDYTRATRSRTFPQSTAHTPTILAALRDLLDGVRPLVEERGLTLLGVAVAGLADDRPVQLPLPFDVQSGDALDAAVDGVRDRFGGKAVTRTVLLGRDVEPTIPLLRD, translated from the coding sequence GTGTTCGTGACCGGACGGGCGTCGATCCTCCACGCCGACCTCGATGCCTTCTACGCCTCGGTCGAGCAGCGCGACGACCCCGCCCTCCGGGGCCGACCGGTCCTGGTGGGCGGGGGCGTCGTCCTCGCCTGCAGCTACGAGGCCAAGGCCCTCGGTGTGCGCTCGGCCATGGGCGGCCGCACGGCCCGGCGCCTCTGCCCCGACGCCGTGGTGGTCACGCCCCGGTGGGAGGCCTACACCGAGGCCAGCCGGGCCGTGTTCGCCATCTTCGACGACACCACCCCCGTGGTCGAGGGCCTCTCCATCGACGAGGCGTTCCTCGACGTCGGGGGGCTCGGTCGGGTGTCGGGGACGCCCGAGGTCATCGCCACCCGGCTCCGGGCGCGGGTGGCCGACGAGGTGGGCCTCCCCATCAGCGTCGGCGTGGCCCGCACCAAGTTCCTGGCCAAGGTGGCCAGCGGCGTGGCCAAGCCCGACGGGATGCTCGTCGTCCCCCCCGACGGGGAGCTGGCCTTCCTGCACCCGCTCCCGGTCGAGCGGCTCTGGGGCGTGGGACCCAAGACGGCGGCGCGCCTGCACGACCGGGGCATCAGCACCGTCGCCGAGGTCGCCGCCCTGGGCGAGGGCGTCCTCACCGCGCTGCTCGGCCGCGCCGCCGGCCACCACCTCCACGCCCTGGCCCGGGGCCGCGACCCCCGCCCGGTCGAGGTGGGTCGCCGGCGCCGCTCGGTCGGCTCGCAGAGCGCCCTCGGCCGTGGCCCCCGCACCGCCGCCGACCTCGACGCCGTGCTCGTCTCCCTCGTCGACCGGGTCACCCGCCGGCTGCGGAAGGGCCACCGCGTCGGGCGCACCGTCGTGCTGCGCCTCCGCTTCGACGACTACACCCGGGCCACCCGCTCGCGGACCTTCCCCCAGTCGACGGCCCACACCCCCACGATCCTGGCCGCCCTGCGCGACCTGCTGGACGGGGTGCGGCCCCTGGTGGAGGAGCGGGGCCTCACCCTCCTCGGCGTGGCGGTGGCCGGCCTGGCCGACGACCGGCCCGTGCAGCTCCCGCTCCCCTTCGACGTGCAGAGCGGCGACGCCCTCGACGCGGCGGTCGACGGCGTCCGCGACCGCTTCGGCGGGAAGGCGGTGACCCGGACGGTCCTGCTCGGTCGCGACGTCGAGCCGACCATTCCCCTCCTCCGGGACTGA
- a CDS encoding pyridoxamine 5'-phosphate oxidase family protein produces MDARDTTLDRLGLEVLSPQECWDLLAAAPVGRLAFVDGGAPMVLPVTHRVVGRRVVFRSPAGGKLSAAVVAAPVAFEVDEWDADGRTGWSVVARGVAESSPDDVAALEGLGLDPWLDEARRATWVQVRVDEVTGRRLGPAGA; encoded by the coding sequence ATGGATGCACGCGACACCACCCTCGACCGCCTGGGCCTCGAGGTCCTCTCGCCCCAGGAGTGCTGGGACCTGCTCGCCGCCGCGCCGGTGGGCCGCCTCGCCTTCGTCGACGGCGGCGCCCCCATGGTGCTGCCCGTCACCCACCGGGTCGTGGGTCGACGGGTCGTGTTCCGCAGCCCGGCGGGGGGCAAGCTCTCGGCCGCCGTCGTCGCCGCCCCCGTCGCCTTCGAGGTCGACGAGTGGGATGCCGACGGCCGCACGGGCTGGAGCGTGGTCGCCCGCGGGGTGGCCGAGTCGTCGCCCGACGACGTGGCGGCGCTGGAGGGCCTGGGCCTGGACCCGTGGCTGGACGAGGCCCGACGCGCCACGTGGGTCCAGGTCCGGGTGGACGAGGTCACCGGGCGTCGCCTGGGCCCGGCCGGGGCCTGA
- a CDS encoding flavodoxin domain-containing protein: protein MEVLVVHGAGRWDAAGPGRTVGAALAARGLQVDVASVDGAPDPSTYDALVVVGLQHRERWDHHLRQVLRQRAHALRTMPVWLVGVVPAGARSTVRVTAPVSDLGRLGRRVRARGVVTLDLDRAGVRPPVAGVAPETAHDHLAGFAAAVASELDGLAAV from the coding sequence ATGGAGGTCCTCGTCGTCCACGGTGCGGGGCGGTGGGATGCGGCGGGTCCCGGCCGCACCGTCGGCGCCGCGCTCGCGGCCCGGGGACTGCAGGTCGACGTCGCCTCCGTCGACGGCGCGCCGGACCCCTCGACCTACGACGCCCTGGTGGTCGTGGGGCTGCAGCACCGCGAGCGCTGGGACCACCACCTCCGCCAGGTGCTGCGCCAGAGGGCCCACGCCCTGCGGACCATGCCCGTGTGGCTCGTCGGCGTCGTGCCCGCCGGTGCCCGCAGCACCGTGCGGGTCACCGCCCCGGTGAGCGACCTGGGCCGGCTCGGACGGCGGGTGCGGGCCCGGGGCGTGGTGACCCTCGACCTCGACCGCGCCGGGGTGCGGCCCCCGGTCGCCGGGGTCGCCCCGGAGACCGCCCACGACCACCTGGCCGGCTTCGCCGCCGCGGTCGCGAGCGAGCTGGACGGCCTCGCCGCGGTCTGA
- a CDS encoding GAF domain-containing sensor histidine kinase, protein MSSLSGQRPNELFRAIAAIGTGVDLPTVLRHITRVAADLAGARYAALGVLDPAGTRLDEFVTVGVDDEVRARIGRLPEGHGVLGLLILDARPIRLPDLTAHPDSFGFPPGHPPMTSFLGAPIVIGDRVFGNLYLTEKEGAEEFSDDDEEVVVAVAAAAAVAIDNARLHERVADLRMAEDRERIARDLHDTVVQRLFASGMALQASLQVMAADPSAAASRVEGVVDDLDETIKHIRSAIFSLEVRDAGHSTREKVLATCAEAAGPLGFAPRAVFEGPVDTSIGAELAADVVATLREALSNAARHAGASVVDVVLRAEPDEVVLRVVDDGVGPPAGDVGRGRGLRNMAARAERHGGRAVLRPGPPAGSVLEWRVPRP, encoded by the coding sequence ATGTCATCGTTGAGCGGCCAGCGTCCCAACGAGCTCTTCCGGGCCATCGCCGCGATCGGGACCGGGGTCGACCTGCCCACGGTGCTCCGCCACATCACCCGCGTGGCCGCCGACCTGGCCGGGGCCCGCTACGCCGCCCTCGGGGTGCTCGACCCCGCCGGCACCCGCCTCGACGAGTTCGTCACCGTCGGCGTCGACGACGAGGTGCGGGCGCGCATCGGGCGCCTGCCCGAGGGTCACGGGGTGCTCGGCCTGCTGATCCTCGACGCCCGCCCCATCCGGCTGCCCGACCTCACCGCCCACCCCGACAGCTTCGGGTTCCCACCCGGCCATCCGCCCATGACGTCGTTCCTCGGGGCGCCGATCGTCATCGGCGACCGCGTCTTCGGCAACCTCTACCTGACCGAGAAGGAGGGGGCCGAGGAGTTCTCCGACGACGACGAGGAGGTGGTGGTGGCGGTGGCCGCGGCTGCGGCGGTGGCCATCGACAACGCCCGGCTGCACGAGCGGGTGGCCGACCTGCGGATGGCCGAGGACCGCGAGCGCATCGCCCGCGACCTGCACGACACCGTGGTGCAACGCCTCTTCGCGAGCGGGATGGCCCTCCAGGCCTCGCTCCAGGTGATGGCGGCCGACCCCTCGGCGGCGGCCTCCCGGGTCGAGGGCGTTGTCGACGACCTGGACGAGACGATCAAGCACATCCGCTCGGCGATCTTCTCCCTCGAGGTGCGCGACGCGGGTCACAGCACCCGGGAGAAGGTCCTCGCCACCTGCGCCGAGGCGGCCGGGCCCCTGGGGTTCGCCCCCCGTGCCGTCTTCGAGGGGCCCGTCGACACGTCCATCGGCGCCGAGCTGGCGGCCGACGTCGTCGCCACCCTGCGCGAGGCGCTGAGCAACGCCGCCCGCCACGCCGGGGCGTCGGTGGTCGACGTGGTCCTCCGCGCCGAGCCCGACGAGGTCGTGCTCCGCGTGGTCGACGACGGGGTGGGCCCGCCGGCAGGCGACGTCGGGCGGGGGCGGGGCCTGCGGAACATGGCCGCCCGGGCGGAGCGCCACGGGGGACGGGCCGTGCTGCGTCCGGGTCCGCCGGCCGGCTCGGTGCTGGAGTGGCGGGTGCCCCGGCCCTGA
- a CDS encoding metallophosphoesterase family protein gives MARVTIVSDTHLSARVPETLAAWQAVHDHVERTRPDLVLHLGDLTLEGSEGPDDLVLGRRLLDDLAVPWRAVAGNHDEGDAPPAPGAAEGVVGGAGLRRWAEHVGPPWWAEALDGWWVLALDAQLVGSGLDAEGEQWAWLEDRLAAAGDRPVVLASHKPVATPPGEGSEGPGVRFLPADARARLRSLLAGATVPLVVSGHVHQGRTLDLDGRHHLWVPTAWAVLPDDVQPALGDKRCAVVDLDLHPDGTWSAVEVVPPGLAQLTVSVDLPNPYA, from the coding sequence GTGGCCAGGGTGACGATCGTGTCCGACACCCACCTGTCGGCCCGCGTGCCCGAGACCCTCGCCGCCTGGCAGGCGGTGCACGACCACGTCGAGCGCACCCGCCCCGACCTGGTGCTGCACCTGGGCGACCTGACCCTGGAGGGCTCCGAGGGCCCCGACGACCTCGTGCTCGGGCGGCGTCTGCTCGACGACCTGGCCGTGCCGTGGCGGGCCGTGGCGGGGAACCACGACGAGGGCGACGCCCCGCCCGCGCCCGGGGCCGCGGAGGGCGTGGTCGGCGGGGCCGGTCTGCGCCGGTGGGCCGAGCACGTCGGGCCGCCCTGGTGGGCCGAGGCGCTCGACGGCTGGTGGGTGCTGGCCCTCGACGCCCAGCTGGTCGGCTCCGGCCTGGACGCCGAGGGCGAGCAGTGGGCCTGGTTGGAGGACCGGCTGGCCGCGGCCGGCGACCGGCCCGTGGTGCTGGCCTCGCACAAGCCGGTGGCCACCCCGCCGGGCGAGGGGAGCGAGGGCCCCGGCGTCCGCTTCCTGCCCGCCGACGCCCGGGCCCGGCTGCGGTCGCTGCTCGCCGGGGCCACCGTCCCCCTGGTGGTGAGCGGCCACGTCCACCAGGGCCGGACGCTGGACCTGGACGGGCGCCACCACCTCTGGGTGCCGACCGCCTGGGCGGTGCTGCCCGACGACGTCCAGCCCGCCCTCGGCGACAAGCGCTGCGCGGTGGTGGACCTCGACCTGCACCCCGACGGCACGTGGTCGGCCGTCGAGGTGGTGCCGCCGGGACTGGCCCAGCTCACCGTCTCGGTCGACCTGCCCAACCCCTACGCCTGA
- a CDS encoding MFS transporter, with product MAERARAEDEATRRLRALPHMRSLLVAELSSSLGSTMALLGIAYLSYDASRSVLHTVLVSAAYSLPMATFGMVAGRLAQRVERRLLLVGCYGAKILLYSAMAALAAAGELGVPELMVAAVLAGTTSAFTTPAWMEYERDLVPADRLAEVNGALGGAAAAAGLAGSVLGGALMSAVGVWSVFALDAASYLPYVWVIFRTRVPGRSAPTTGRISFRQTTAYVRAHPALWQAFGRIALLSLLVAPVVQLLPAVASQISASRSTLGTLTAFYGVGAMSVAWVIHVLERRFAPQRIIDVSFLATSAILLAFGLFGDPLDPPVVWGFLAASLVPLGLLLSLGQSVIASIVQVRVEEQMEGPVFALYAIVYTLVAPAGGLALGWVADTRAVWTAVTVAGVGMVALTAVLWSRQLLAARAEAPPEGPLHHRATRFRLHHAQSGAFPLVHHEHVRRAAAAARGDGRPAPHQRG from the coding sequence GTGGCGGAGAGGGCCCGGGCGGAGGACGAGGCGACCCGGAGGCTGCGCGCCCTCCCCCACATGCGCAGCCTGCTGGTCGCGGAGCTCTCGTCCAGCCTGGGCAGCACCATGGCGCTGCTCGGCATCGCCTACCTGTCCTACGACGCGTCCCGGTCGGTGCTCCACACCGTCCTGGTCTCGGCCGCCTACAGCCTGCCCATGGCGACCTTCGGGATGGTGGCCGGCCGCCTGGCCCAGCGGGTCGAGCGGCGCCTGCTCCTGGTCGGGTGCTACGGCGCCAAGATCCTGCTCTACTCGGCGATGGCCGCCCTCGCCGCCGCCGGCGAGCTGGGCGTGCCCGAGCTCATGGTGGCCGCGGTCCTCGCCGGGACCACCTCTGCGTTCACGACCCCGGCGTGGATGGAGTACGAGCGCGACCTCGTCCCTGCCGACCGGCTGGCCGAGGTCAACGGGGCACTGGGCGGGGCCGCCGCCGCAGCCGGCCTGGCCGGGTCGGTGCTGGGGGGAGCGCTGATGAGCGCGGTGGGGGTGTGGTCCGTGTTCGCGCTCGACGCGGCCAGCTACCTGCCCTACGTGTGGGTGATCTTCCGCACCCGGGTCCCCGGCCGCTCGGCCCCGACGACCGGGCGCATCTCCTTCCGGCAGACGACGGCGTACGTGCGGGCCCACCCCGCCCTCTGGCAGGCGTTCGGCCGCATCGCCCTGCTCAGCCTCCTCGTCGCCCCCGTCGTGCAGCTGCTCCCGGCCGTCGCCTCCCAGATCAGCGCGTCGCGCTCGACCCTCGGCACCCTCACCGCCTTCTACGGGGTCGGGGCCATGTCGGTGGCCTGGGTCATCCACGTGCTGGAGCGCCGCTTCGCCCCGCAGCGGATCATCGACGTGAGCTTCCTCGCGACCAGTGCGATCCTCCTCGCCTTCGGCCTCTTCGGCGACCCCCTCGACCCACCCGTGGTGTGGGGGTTCCTCGCCGCCTCCCTCGTCCCCCTCGGCCTGCTCCTCTCGCTCGGGCAGTCGGTGATCGCGTCGATCGTCCAGGTCCGGGTGGAGGAGCAGATGGAGGGACCGGTCTTCGCCCTCTACGCCATCGTGTACACCCTCGTCGCGCCGGCCGGTGGCCTGGCCCTGGGCTGGGTGGCCGACACCCGAGCCGTGTGGACCGCCGTCACCGTCGCCGGCGTGGGGATGGTCGCGCTCACGGCGGTGCTGTGGTCGCGCCAGCTCCTGGCGGCGCGCGCCGAGGCCCCGCCCGAGGGCCCGCTGCACCACCGCGCCACCCGCTTCCGCCTCCACCACGCCCAGTCCGGCGCGTTCCCCCTCGTCCACCACGAGCACGTGCGCCGCGCTGCGGCCGCCGCCCGGGGCGACGGACGGCCGGCCCCGCACCAGCGGGGCTGA